The following coding sequences lie in one Meles meles chromosome X, mMelMel3.1 paternal haplotype, whole genome shotgun sequence genomic window:
- the LOC123934434 gene encoding putative P2Y purinoceptor 10 isoform X1, producing the protein MNSTSSFNNKFFSYQQDLCHPELSSFTLSSLQRNKSANPDKAPGNYNSTAYLDEYTEIFKMDSNSTSNDCSATNVTFQNSLYAGTYILIFIPGLLANSAALWVLCRFISKKNKAIIFMINLSVADLAHVLSLPLRIYYYISHHWPFQKALCLLCFYLKYLNMYASICFLTCISLQRCFFLLKPFRARNWKRRYDVGISAAIWIIVGTACLPFPLLRSTYLGNKTESCFADLGYKKMNAVALVGMITVAELAGFVVPVVIIAWCTWKTIISLRQPPVAFQGISERQKALRMVFMCAAVFFICFTPYHINFIFYTMVKETIISSCPIVQSTLYFHPFCLCLASLCCLLDPILYYFMASEFRDQLSRHGSSVIRSRLMSRESGSSMVS; encoded by the exons ATGAACTCAACTTCCTCTTTCAACAACAAATTTTTCAGTTATCAGCAGGATCTGTGCCACCCGGAGTTAAGCTCTTTCACCCTCAGCTCCCTGCAAAGAAACAAGAGTGCTAATCCTGACAAGGCTCCAGG GAATTATAACTCCACTGCTTACCTTGATGAGTATACTGAAATATTCAAGATGGATAGCAACAGTACCAGCAATGACTGCAGTGCTACTAATGTGACATTTCAGAACTCCCTCTATGCAGGCACCTACATCCTCATATTCATCCCTGGTCTTCTGGCCAACAGTGCAGCCTTGTGGGTTCTGTGCCGCTTCATcagcaaaaaaaataaagccatcaTTTTCATGATCAACCTCTCCGTGGCTGATCTTGCTCATGTACTGTCCTTACCCCTCCGGATTTACTATTATATCAGCCACCACTGGCCCTTCCAGAAGGCCCTTTGTCTGCTGTGCTTCTACCTGAAGTATCTCAACATGTATGCAAGCATTTGTTTCCTGACGTGCATCAGTCTTCAGAGATGTTTCTTTCTCCTCAAGCCCTTTAGGGCCAGAAACTGGAAACGTAGGTATGATGTGGGCATCAGTGCTGCCATCTGGATCATCGTGGGAACTGCCTGCTTGCCATTTCCCCTTCTGAGAAGCACCTATTTAGGCAACAAAACTGAGTCCTGTTTTGCTGATCTTGGTTATAAGAAAATGAATGCAGTGGCTTTGGTTGGAATGATTACAGTTGCTGAGCTGGCAGGATTTGTTGTCCCAGTGGTAATCATCGCATGGTGTACTTGGAAAACTATTATATCCCTGAGACAGCCACCAGTGGCTTTCCAAGGAATCAGTGAGAGGCAGAAAGCACTGCGGATGGTTTTTATGTGTGCTGCAGTCTTTTTCATCTGCTTCACTCCTTAccatattaactttattttttacacTATGGTGAAGGAAACCATCATTAGTAGTTGTCCCATTGTCCAAAGCACACTTTATTTCCACCCTTTTTGTCTGTGCCTTGCCAGTCTCTGTTGTCTTTTGGATCCAATTCTCTATTATTTCATGGCCTCAGAGTTCCGTGACCAGCTATCTCGCCATGGAAGTTCTGTGATCCGTTCCCGCCTTATGAGCAGAGAGAGTGGTTCATCAATGGTTAGCTAA
- the LOC123934434 gene encoding putative P2Y purinoceptor 10 isoform X2, with amino-acid sequence MDSNSTSNDCSATNVTFQNSLYAGTYILIFIPGLLANSAALWVLCRFISKKNKAIIFMINLSVADLAHVLSLPLRIYYYISHHWPFQKALCLLCFYLKYLNMYASICFLTCISLQRCFFLLKPFRARNWKRRYDVGISAAIWIIVGTACLPFPLLRSTYLGNKTESCFADLGYKKMNAVALVGMITVAELAGFVVPVVIIAWCTWKTIISLRQPPVAFQGISERQKALRMVFMCAAVFFICFTPYHINFIFYTMVKETIISSCPIVQSTLYFHPFCLCLASLCCLLDPILYYFMASEFRDQLSRHGSSVIRSRLMSRESGSSMVS; translated from the coding sequence ATGGATAGCAACAGTACCAGCAATGACTGCAGTGCTACTAATGTGACATTTCAGAACTCCCTCTATGCAGGCACCTACATCCTCATATTCATCCCTGGTCTTCTGGCCAACAGTGCAGCCTTGTGGGTTCTGTGCCGCTTCATcagcaaaaaaaataaagccatcaTTTTCATGATCAACCTCTCCGTGGCTGATCTTGCTCATGTACTGTCCTTACCCCTCCGGATTTACTATTATATCAGCCACCACTGGCCCTTCCAGAAGGCCCTTTGTCTGCTGTGCTTCTACCTGAAGTATCTCAACATGTATGCAAGCATTTGTTTCCTGACGTGCATCAGTCTTCAGAGATGTTTCTTTCTCCTCAAGCCCTTTAGGGCCAGAAACTGGAAACGTAGGTATGATGTGGGCATCAGTGCTGCCATCTGGATCATCGTGGGAACTGCCTGCTTGCCATTTCCCCTTCTGAGAAGCACCTATTTAGGCAACAAAACTGAGTCCTGTTTTGCTGATCTTGGTTATAAGAAAATGAATGCAGTGGCTTTGGTTGGAATGATTACAGTTGCTGAGCTGGCAGGATTTGTTGTCCCAGTGGTAATCATCGCATGGTGTACTTGGAAAACTATTATATCCCTGAGACAGCCACCAGTGGCTTTCCAAGGAATCAGTGAGAGGCAGAAAGCACTGCGGATGGTTTTTATGTGTGCTGCAGTCTTTTTCATCTGCTTCACTCCTTAccatattaactttattttttacacTATGGTGAAGGAAACCATCATTAGTAGTTGTCCCATTGTCCAAAGCACACTTTATTTCCACCCTTTTTGTCTGTGCCTTGCCAGTCTCTGTTGTCTTTTGGATCCAATTCTCTATTATTTCATGGCCTCAGAGTTCCGTGACCAGCTATCTCGCCATGGAAGTTCTGTGATCCGTTCCCGCCTTATGAGCAGAGAGAGTGGTTCATCAATGGTTAGCTAA